A stretch of the Vulcanisaeta souniana JCM 11219 genome encodes the following:
- a CDS encoding extracellular solute-binding protein, with the protein MSRLGLSTGAIIGIIVAVIVIIVAVVAVVYLYKPSKPSTPAPPPTPQNSSSTTPPPPPPQNTTSTQTTAPGFTIPVSDFTPQNAYNSSFAQTFCSTVGSVTITVWDTYSVSEDEAFNASLASFEQLYPCIHVEVTYGVGIATSNFISAAKAGQAPIVYRDSSDDAGKLFAAGLLLNLSEYLPPSVFDQYLPTAAQNFYLSTPSAHGYYGLPDNINYIVMFYNKQYMSSPPNTTDQLINMCLQVNSTYHVWCIAYGVGSEWGYRFAAWFAGFGGQIFGPNDMPQLNSSAMVNALEFWYNLTYGLHINAPDMSPSLEGQLFTSNETAIIFDGPWDLGTYFKALGCNLGAAPLPVVSQTGLHASPFIGSTGWVIASPQASGATPQQLEAALVFILYMTGPQADLNLWNYAHDIPANLQAYNQAVSQLETGQLSPSCLNGIMEGIFAQAQYGQKFPNIPAMAYYWNAFHQYATAYFANQTTAQAAAQGMEQYMLQQIAQSGG; encoded by the coding sequence ATGAGTAGGCTAGGACTATCTACGGGCGCTATAATAGGTATAATAGTTGCTGTGATAGTGATAATAGTCGCAGTAGTGGCCGTAGTCTACCTATACAAACCCTCAAAGCCATCAACACCAGCGCCGCCACCAACACCGCAAAACTCATCATCAACGACACCACCACCCCCACCGCCGCAAAACACGACATCAACGCAAACGACTGCACCAGGTTTTACAATACCAGTGTCAGATTTCACACCGCAAAATGCCTATAACTCAAGTTTTGCTCAAACCTTCTGTTCAACGGTTGGTAGTGTAACAATAACTGTCTGGGACACCTACAGCGTTAGTGAGGATGAGGCCTTCAATGCATCATTAGCTTCCTTTGAGCAGTTGTATCCATGTATACACGTTGAGGTCACCTATGGCGTTGGTATTGCAACTAGTAACTTCATATCAGCTGCAAAGGCAGGCCAAGCCCCAATTGTATATAGGGATTCAAGCGATGATGCTGGTAAGTTATTTGCCGCAGGCCTACTGCTCAACCTAAGTGAGTACTTACCACCATCAGTATTCGACCAATACCTACCCACTGCCGCCCAGAACTTCTATCTAAGCACACCAAGTGCCCATGGTTATTATGGCCTACCTGACAATATAAACTACATAGTAATGTTCTACAACAAGCAATACATGTCATCACCACCAAACACCACAGACCAACTAATCAACATGTGCCTGCAGGTCAACAGTACATATCACGTGTGGTGCATTGCCTATGGCGTTGGTTCCGAATGGGGTTATAGATTCGCAGCTTGGTTCGCTGGCTTTGGCGGACAAATATTTGGTCCAAACGACATGCCGCAACTTAACTCAAGCGCCATGGTCAATGCCCTGGAGTTCTGGTATAATTTAACGTATGGTCTACACATAAATGCCCCAGATATGAGCCCAAGCCTTGAGGGGCAATTATTCACGAGTAATGAGACCGCCATCATTTTTGACGGGCCTTGGGATCTCGGGACATACTTCAAGGCCCTTGGTTGCAACCTAGGTGCCGCGCCATTGCCTGTCGTTAGTCAGACAGGGCTACATGCAAGTCCGTTCATAGGTAGTACTGGTTGGGTAATTGCATCGCCGCAGGCCAGTGGCGCTACACCGCAGCAGTTGGAGGCTGCGTTAGTATTCATACTATACATGACTGGACCACAGGCAGATCTCAACCTATGGAATTATGCGCATGATATACCTGCCAATCTACAGGCCTATAACCAGGCAGTTAGTCAATTAGAAACTGGGCAATTATCACCATCATGTCTCAACGGCATTATGGAGGGTATATTCGCCCAGGCTCAGTATGGCCAGAAATTCCCCAACATACCAGCAATGGCTTACTACTGGAATGCATTCCACCAATACGCAACTGCTTATTTTGCTAACCAGACAACTGCTCAAGCCGCTGCCCAGGGCATGGAGCAATACATGCTTCAGCAGATTGCTCAGTCGGGTGGTTAA
- a CDS encoding TRASH domain-containing protein, whose protein sequence is MRQETVVSRFTDIEIRVLNILRENARASVSEIAERLGVSRVTVYRALRSLINKGIKFTVDVPEDSPRAFIITREPHADLGDCYKLVDGRYIVIMRARDFNELVTIIDGLRDKDEVYIALRPVSRQLISVGLVCDYCGGPITVPIIYRRGRRTYYLCCEACLRELKKKLSRSNKNKA, encoded by the coding sequence ATGAGACAAGAAACAGTTGTTTCTAGATTCACGGATATTGAGATCAGAGTATTAAACATACTTAGGGAGAATGCCAGGGCTAGTGTTTCAGAAATAGCCGAGAGACTCGGCGTGTCGAGGGTGACCGTGTATAGGGCATTAAGGTCGTTGATTAATAAGGGCATTAAATTCACGGTGGATGTACCAGAGGATTCACCAAGGGCATTCATAATAACTAGGGAACCTCATGCGGACCTTGGTGACTGCTATAAATTGGTTGATGGTAGGTACATAGTAATTATGAGGGCTAGGGACTTCAATGAGTTGGTAACTATCATTGATGGGCTTAGGGATAAGGATGAGGTTTACATAGCGTTGAGACCCGTGAGTAGGCAGTTAATTAGTGTTGGTTTGGTGTGTGATTACTGTGGTGGACCCATAACGGTGCCAATAATATACAGGAGGGGTAGGAGGACGTATTACCTATGCTGTGAGGCTTGTTTAAGGGAATTGAAGAAGAAATTGAGCAGGAGTAATAAAAATAAGGCCTAA
- a CDS encoding glycoside hydrolase family 57 protein, translating into MLGRAPDNILLWYGLTSGPGNVPWYTTSGTSGAMNAAMTFNPLWGNYSVMIGPLQPGQWIQWVYWDTTTNTWLHCSANLISGAVTCTPNGNFAIQDVYSPLVFINATYSKYVYLVGQNATVYVLFENEFGKPVTVNMTLTVNNEEFNYYDVTIMPGYYIVALNFTVNVLQGIYTPMLTVYSLGTTLTQSSLPSLYVLNTTGKSPLSLVIVWNMHQPLYIEPNGTWEQAWVLLHTCHDFLWNGTWIGAYELHAILLSEYNVSATIDFTPVLLYQWETILTEGTFPYSPVWPSPSTLNVNMTQCLEAINYTISLYRELAQEGKVEVLTVPFYHPLQAIIYDNGWQSDLLAQILMGEEMTEEIFGVKATGAWTPEMAFNMGLVHLYNETGIEFTIPDAQAFLPYATVVNGTPSPYGPIIVGDSTGKQIIVLFRDTDLSNTFSFAYFSQSPQVTARELIHYLASIYMQNPGAVVVVALDGENPLIFNPTTGPADLQAIYQVLSEYQGTWFITQTASEAIATHKPIAVLTNLPESSWALNLNNWNNGYTGKVEIWRSVALAREYLVAFTNAVNMPISPVVPPPFNTTPNSTKPIYTPWNYLYVAEGSDWTWQTGPPNYGPAWFQEQALTYTSAIINTIENYLTEIRLVKYVVEDDAVVLQIYNGLNYTLYVTLVVSNGTYTIAKPVVLMPHHITTIPIIGIENATTAQLYSPVTEYELGDHPIPINQYGFPLATFTLSPGNSQAMSAMQGGSSELIASLIAILLSASVIMIIILIQKGPFR; encoded by the coding sequence ATGCTCGGTAGGGCGCCGGACAACATACTCCTCTGGTACGGCCTAACCTCAGGCCCTGGAAATGTACCTTGGTACACTACTAGTGGTACATCTGGAGCCATGAATGCCGCGATGACGTTTAACCCACTTTGGGGCAATTACTCGGTTATGATAGGCCCACTCCAGCCAGGACAGTGGATCCAGTGGGTCTATTGGGACACGACGACTAATACCTGGCTCCACTGCTCAGCCAACCTAATAAGCGGTGCAGTAACATGCACACCCAATGGAAACTTCGCAATACAGGACGTGTACTCACCGTTGGTGTTCATAAATGCGACGTATAGTAAGTATGTTTACTTAGTTGGTCAGAATGCCACTGTCTACGTTCTTTTCGAGAATGAATTTGGCAAGCCTGTTACTGTTAATATGACGCTTACCGTAAATAATGAGGAGTTTAATTACTATGATGTAACGATAATGCCGGGTTACTACATAGTGGCGTTGAACTTCACGGTGAACGTGCTGCAAGGAATATATACACCAATGCTCACGGTGTATAGCCTTGGCACTACGTTAACTCAATCCTCATTGCCAAGTCTCTACGTACTCAATACAACGGGTAAGTCACCACTTAGCCTAGTCATTGTGTGGAACATGCATCAGCCGCTTTACATTGAGCCAAACGGGACATGGGAGCAGGCCTGGGTCTTGCTTCACACGTGCCATGACTTCCTATGGAATGGGACATGGATCGGCGCCTATGAGTTACACGCGATCTTGCTCAGTGAGTATAATGTGAGTGCTACCATAGACTTCACGCCAGTACTTCTGTATCAGTGGGAGACAATATTGACTGAAGGCACATTCCCATACTCACCCGTTTGGCCAAGTCCATCAACACTCAATGTAAACATGACCCAGTGTCTCGAGGCTATAAACTACACGATAAGCCTATACAGGGAGCTTGCCCAGGAGGGTAAGGTCGAGGTACTGACCGTGCCATTTTACCACCCACTGCAGGCAATAATTTATGACAATGGTTGGCAAAGTGACCTCCTGGCTCAAATACTCATGGGTGAGGAAATGACCGAGGAGATATTCGGCGTTAAGGCAACTGGTGCTTGGACACCTGAGATGGCATTCAACATGGGCTTGGTCCACCTATATAATGAGACTGGCATTGAATTCACAATACCCGATGCCCAGGCATTCCTGCCCTATGCAACTGTGGTTAATGGCACTCCATCACCCTATGGGCCGATAATTGTTGGGGATTCAACAGGTAAGCAAATAATAGTACTGTTTAGGGATACGGATCTTTCCAATACATTCTCATTTGCATACTTCAGTCAGTCACCGCAGGTAACCGCTAGGGAACTAATTCATTACCTCGCCAGTATATACATGCAGAATCCGGGTGCTGTAGTCGTCGTAGCGCTGGACGGTGAGAACCCACTAATTTTCAACCCAACCACAGGACCCGCTGATTTACAGGCTATTTATCAAGTACTCTCTGAGTACCAGGGTACCTGGTTCATAACACAGACAGCCAGCGAGGCCATAGCAACTCACAAACCCATAGCCGTTTTAACGAACTTACCTGAGTCCTCATGGGCCCTAAACCTGAACAACTGGAATAATGGCTACACAGGTAAGGTTGAGATTTGGCGCTCGGTGGCCCTGGCTAGGGAGTACCTTGTGGCGTTTACGAATGCTGTGAACATGCCAATATCACCCGTGGTACCACCACCCTTCAACACAACGCCAAACTCGACAAAACCAATATACACACCGTGGAATTACCTATACGTTGCCGAGGGCAGTGACTGGACTTGGCAAACAGGACCTCCGAACTACGGTCCAGCGTGGTTCCAAGAGCAGGCATTAACGTACACGAGCGCCATAATTAACACCATAGAGAATTATTTGACTGAGATTAGGCTTGTTAAGTACGTGGTTGAGGATGACGCCGTAGTACTACAGATATACAACGGCCTGAACTACACATTATATGTAACGCTAGTGGTGAGTAATGGCACGTATACGATTGCCAAGCCCGTAGTGTTGATGCCTCACCACATAACGACAATACCCATTATAGGCATTGAAAATGCAACAACGGCTCAATTATACTCGCCGGTTACCGAGTACGAGCTTGGCGATCACCCAATACCGATTAATCAATACGGATTCCCACTGGCTACGTTTACCCTCAGCCCAGGCAATTCGCAGGCGATGTCGGCGATGCAGGGAGGATCTAGTGAATTGATAGCAAGCCTAATAGCAATTTTACTTAGTGCATCAGTCATAATGATAATCATACTGATTCAGAAGGGCCCATTTAGGTAA
- a CDS encoding MTH1187 family thiamine-binding protein yields MGVIVEIAIDPIGTNSPSVSNYIKVAIDVIRRSGYKYEVGPMGTSIELPSIEALGKLLQDIHDTLYRAGIKRIVTTVRIDDRRDKAITMEYKVERVSK; encoded by the coding sequence ATGGGTGTTATTGTGGAGATAGCCATAGACCCTATAGGTACTAACTCCCCAAGCGTTAGTAACTACATTAAGGTGGCGATAGATGTGATTAGAAGGTCAGGCTATAAGTACGAGGTCGGCCCCATGGGGACGTCAATTGAACTGCCAAGTATCGAGGCTTTGGGTAAGTTGCTCCAGGATATTCACGACACTCTCTACAGGGCTGGTATTAAGAGGATCGTTACTACAGTTAGGATTGATGATAGGAGGGATAAGGCAATAACCATGGAGTATAAGGTTGAGAGGGTTAGTAAGTGA
- a CDS encoding sugar ABC transporter permease — protein MSNRYSLKNRVISWFRLGISYIVLTVTAIIAIFPIYYIIITSVNPIPTLASVTLRSLLPENTSLEAYYYILFKEPFLLWLRNSLILATGTIVITAIVAFITGAALSRFSVPGKTALMVTIYVMTFFPFAATALPLYLMFASLGMLKYAWSTYVGLILAYSGGNSIFGSYLVKVFLDRIPKDYEEAALIDGLTRFEAFFRILLPMARPIIAFVALLAFMGAYTDYALAYAFIAKGSMWTLTLGMYYLAFVNRATLYNVLAAFSVLMGIPIFAIFIAFQKYLVQIYAMGGVKA, from the coding sequence ATGAGCAATAGGTACAGTTTAAAAAATAGGGTAATTAGTTGGTTTAGGCTTGGTATATCATACATCGTGCTTACGGTGACTGCAATCATAGCAATATTCCCAATATACTACATAATAATTACATCAGTAAACCCAATACCGACCCTGGCCTCAGTAACCCTACGCTCGCTCCTACCTGAGAATACGTCCCTGGAGGCTTATTACTACATATTGTTTAAGGAACCATTCCTACTATGGCTGAGGAACAGCCTAATCCTAGCAACAGGCACGATAGTCATCACGGCAATAGTAGCCTTCATAACCGGCGCGGCTCTCTCAAGGTTTAGTGTTCCAGGAAAGACTGCCCTGATGGTGACCATCTATGTAATGACCTTCTTCCCATTCGCAGCAACTGCATTACCTCTATACCTAATGTTCGCATCACTGGGTATGCTTAAGTATGCGTGGTCCACATACGTAGGCTTAATCCTAGCCTACTCAGGGGGCAACTCAATATTTGGTTCATACCTAGTCAAGGTATTTCTCGATAGAATACCAAAGGATTATGAAGAGGCAGCATTAATTGATGGGTTAACTAGGTTTGAGGCATTTTTCAGGATCCTCCTACCAATGGCTAGACCAATAATCGCATTCGTAGCACTACTTGCATTCATGGGGGCCTATACAGATTATGCATTGGCATACGCATTCATAGCAAAGGGTAGTATGTGGACATTGACCCTTGGCATGTATTACCTGGCATTCGTGAATAGGGCAACGCTGTATAACGTGCTCGCGGCATTCTCTGTGCTTATGGGAATACCAATATTCGCAATATTCATTGCGTTCCAGAAGTACCTGGTGCAGATATATGCAATGGGCGGTGTTAAGGCATAG
- a CDS encoding carbohydrate ABC transporter permease gives MDPLQKLDRIFIQYLYLLPIIAIALFLFLYPVAYAVYISFTNFNLYHLFHYTFVGLKIYEQLLTSNTFYTLLLNTVIWTVGSLIPMVLVGFILALILNQRDIKGRNAFFTLLLVPWAFPAYISLVIWYGMWNYEYGIVNKFLGLLGIPPINWLTFTNTAWAALILTNLWLSFPYYTAVFLSSLQSIPIELYDIAVVDGANAWHKFRYITLPLMRSAIAFVSVGGFVFTWNNFYPIYILTSGGPGISTDILIVYTYQEAFSYGYYNIAAAYSVISTIILAIMAILMLRVGRVLEAIT, from the coding sequence ATGGATCCCCTTCAAAAATTAGACCGTATTTTTATCCAATATCTTTACCTCCTCCCCATAATAGCAATTGCATTATTCCTATTCCTATATCCGGTAGCCTATGCCGTATATATTTCATTTACAAACTTCAATCTTTATCATCTATTTCATTACACATTTGTTGGTTTGAAAATATATGAACAATTATTAACAAGTAATACATTCTATACGTTATTGTTAAACACTGTAATCTGGACGGTGGGTAGTTTAATACCCATGGTACTCGTAGGGTTCATACTAGCCCTAATACTTAATCAGAGAGATATTAAGGGTAGGAATGCCTTCTTCACGTTGCTCCTGGTTCCCTGGGCATTCCCGGCATACATATCCCTGGTGATTTGGTATGGTATGTGGAATTATGAGTATGGAATTGTCAATAAATTCCTTGGGCTACTTGGAATACCGCCAATTAATTGGTTAACGTTTACAAACACTGCTTGGGCTGCGTTAATACTAACGAACCTATGGTTGTCATTCCCATACTACACTGCTGTCTTTCTATCAAGCCTACAGAGCATACCCATTGAATTGTATGACATTGCCGTGGTTGATGGCGCCAATGCATGGCATAAGTTCAGGTATATAACATTACCCTTAATGAGGAGCGCCATAGCCTTCGTTAGCGTTGGCGGCTTCGTTTTTACATGGAATAATTTTTACCCAATATACATACTAACCAGTGGTGGTCCTGGCATATCCACGGACATACTGATTGTCTATACATACCAAGAGGCATTCTCCTACGGTTATTATAATATAGCTGCCGCATACTCCGTGATCTCAACAATTATCCTAGCAATCATGGCCATATTAATGCTTAGGGTTGGTAGGGTTCTCGAGGCGATAACATGA
- a CDS encoding YHS domain-containing protein: MSKAIDPVCGMEVDTSTQYKTIYKGKVYYFCSPMCKRAFEANPEYYLTHGPQGMPHEH, from the coding sequence ATGAGCAAGGCTATAGATCCCGTATGTGGTATGGAGGTTGATACGAGTACGCAGTATAAAACCATCTATAAGGGTAAGGTGTATTACTTCTGCTCGCCGATGTGTAAACGGGCATTTGAGGCAAACCCAGAATATTACCTGACGCACGGTCCTCAGGGAATGCCGCATGAGCATTAG
- a CDS encoding alpha-amylase family glycosyl hydrolase: protein MPITVFRNYGLYFVRFSVSRRPRRAAFVVGSFTAFMKSIELGFCGSDYCAYVSLPPGKYYYRYLIDGEVVLDDGPVENGFNVLELSGVVRRIRGVRRRLFRAIYGIFIDRFGCKREGSLRDRLGYIRSMGFDTIYLTPIFRAMSYHRYDVIDYFNVDDDLGGNKVFSELLRSAHDLGIKVILDLPIHHTGSNHPAFKAALDGDPGYSRWYYIYDGDYEKFMDVKRMPKLNMKFAGEWIKGVVLHWSLMGVDAFRIDVGAGIPPWFLWDLRSFINKPLIAEVWGDPFLWGNAVDGVMNYQAWEPLTKFLRGEISADEFAQVLSRQLKLLPRNFLVNSWLFIDTHDTPRAITMFNGDTERFKAALVFIYTWVGTPMFYYGDEVMLEGGPDPDNRRCMDWKKTREFKDLQEFIRKLTELTIMPKRVIANSSELIYQSDNLEVRLSNEPRKYRGGILSGEYFIVRNR, encoded by the coding sequence ATGCCCATTACCGTATTTAGGAATTATGGTCTTTACTTTGTTAGGTTTTCGGTGAGTAGGCGTCCTAGGAGAGCTGCTTTTGTGGTTGGTAGTTTTACAGCATTCATGAAATCTATCGAACTCGGTTTTTGTGGTTCTGATTATTGTGCCTACGTTTCACTACCTCCAGGTAAGTATTATTATAGGTATTTGATTGATGGTGAGGTTGTCCTTGATGATGGGCCTGTGGAGAATGGTTTTAATGTACTTGAGCTTAGCGGGGTCGTTAGGAGGATCCGTGGAGTTAGGCGCAGGTTGTTTAGGGCGATTTATGGGATCTTTATTGATAGGTTTGGGTGTAAAAGGGAGGGCAGCCTGAGGGATAGGCTCGGTTACATTAGGTCCATGGGCTTTGACACGATTTACTTAACGCCTATTTTCAGGGCTATGTCCTATCATAGGTATGACGTTATTGATTATTTCAACGTTGATGATGATTTAGGCGGTAATAAGGTGTTCAGTGAATTATTGAGGAGTGCGCATGACCTCGGTATTAAGGTCATACTTGACTTACCCATTCACCATACAGGTTCTAATCACCCTGCCTTTAAGGCAGCCCTGGATGGCGACCCAGGATACTCCCGTTGGTACTACATTTATGATGGCGATTATGAGAAGTTCATGGATGTCAAGAGAATGCCAAAGCTTAACATGAAGTTTGCCGGTGAATGGATTAAGGGTGTCGTGCTTCACTGGTCGCTAATGGGGGTTGATGCCTTCAGGATTGATGTCGGCGCAGGCATACCGCCCTGGTTCCTCTGGGACTTGAGGAGCTTCATTAATAAACCGTTAATTGCCGAGGTCTGGGGCGACCCATTTCTCTGGGGGAATGCCGTTGATGGAGTCATGAATTACCAGGCCTGGGAACCACTCACTAAGTTTCTGCGTGGTGAAATAAGTGCCGACGAATTTGCGCAAGTGCTTAGCAGACAGTTGAAGCTATTGCCAAGGAACTTCTTAGTGAATTCCTGGCTCTTCATAGATACTCATGACACGCCAAGGGCAATAACAATGTTCAACGGCGATACTGAGAGGTTTAAGGCAGCGTTAGTGTTCATATACACCTGGGTTGGGACGCCAATGTTCTACTACGGTGATGAAGTAATGCTCGAGGGTGGTCCCGACCCCGATAATAGGCGGTGCATGGATTGGAAAAAGACCCGTGAATTCAAGGACCTTCAAGAGTTCATAAGGAAGTTAACGGAATTAACGATCATGCCAAAACGCGTGATAGCAAATTCAAGCGAATTAATTTACCAGAGTGATAATCTTGAGGTTAGATTAAGTAACGAACCACGGAAATACAGAGGTGGTATCCTAAGCGGTGAGTACTTCATTGTAAGAAATAGATAA
- a CDS encoding heavy metal translocating P-type ATPase, translated as MGINDELSKVSIGLRFSNGREVHFKIIGMHCATCSLTVQKALLSVNGVLSASVSLANDEAVVIVDPAVFDYAKALKAVQGVGYDIYRETLTFMLKGLEPEEVNTIVRALHAPGVFSVVPNPVNHTVTITYNPLEIDEGGLRAIIENAGFKVIGVSKGGTEDFDVDRKAVETDLKDIKAKLTVAIPLTALIFLLEALSIVGIIPGALYAIASFALSTPVQFYSGMRFIRGAVRAFRNVTANMDTLVTLGTLSAYVFSVLVLTHVIGGDVFFDSSAAIITFILIGRYLETRLKLRVGSTMRELARLYPRSARVVRSGVETLVSINEVKPGDIVVIKEGEVIPVDGYVDGGEGYVDESVMTGEPRPRHKGIGDLVLAGTILARGYLRIKVTRSGEYAFIAQVIKQARQAQSLRLPIQSLVDRIASYFTWFVISAGVLTFMAWYLIGAPIYMAVLHMASVLVIACPCALGLATPISVVAGTNNALKHGILIRESRAIELSPGIKVVAFDKTGTLTRGRFEVISVFGDEKTLYYAAIAEGGSEHPIAKAILERAREVYGEVPSAESYDSVPGMGVITQWNGLTIGVGNEKLIKGFEARINPEIENKANDSVGEGFTVVYVIVNNEVSGAIALGDSPRPEAPMVISELRRMNIIPMMLTGDNTEAAKVVAKKLGIDYVYSGLMPDEKAEVIKELRDKFGITVMVGDGVNDAVALKAADIGIAMGAGTDIAKSVGDVVLLDSDLTKILSFIKLSRKILSNIRFNILYAFMYNVVLIPIAAGAMPGLTVRPEWAGLAMALSSITVTLNALRLRYSHV; from the coding sequence GTGGGTATTAATGATGAATTGAGTAAGGTGAGTATTGGACTTAGATTCAGTAATGGTAGGGAGGTCCACTTTAAAATCATTGGAATGCACTGTGCGACTTGTTCCCTGACCGTGCAAAAGGCGTTATTATCGGTTAATGGCGTGCTATCGGCCAGCGTCAGTCTTGCCAATGATGAGGCGGTCGTGATAGTTGACCCAGCGGTGTTCGACTATGCCAAGGCCCTAAAGGCCGTGCAGGGGGTTGGTTACGATATCTACAGGGAAACACTAACATTCATGCTCAAGGGCCTTGAGCCTGAGGAAGTCAATACAATAGTCAGGGCACTACATGCCCCAGGGGTATTCAGTGTTGTTCCGAATCCCGTTAATCACACAGTAACTATTACGTACAATCCATTGGAAATCGATGAGGGTGGACTTAGGGCGATCATTGAGAACGCAGGTTTTAAGGTAATTGGCGTGAGTAAGGGAGGTACTGAGGACTTTGACGTTGATAGGAAGGCCGTTGAGACAGACCTAAAGGACATTAAGGCTAAGCTTACTGTGGCAATTCCTTTAACCGCCCTTATATTCTTACTCGAAGCCCTAAGCATTGTGGGGATCATACCAGGTGCTTTATATGCCATTGCATCCTTCGCCTTATCGACCCCAGTCCAGTTCTACTCAGGAATGCGCTTCATTAGGGGTGCCGTCAGGGCCTTTAGAAATGTCACCGCCAACATGGACACCCTAGTAACGTTAGGTACTTTGTCGGCATACGTATTCAGTGTGCTAGTACTGACTCATGTGATTGGTGGAGACGTATTTTTTGACTCGAGCGCGGCGATAATCACGTTCATATTAATTGGTCGTTACCTGGAGACGAGGCTTAAGCTTAGGGTTGGCTCGACAATGAGAGAATTAGCCAGGCTTTACCCAAGGAGCGCCAGGGTAGTCAGGAGTGGCGTTGAGACTTTGGTCTCAATTAATGAGGTTAAGCCTGGTGATATTGTGGTTATTAAGGAGGGTGAGGTAATACCGGTGGATGGCTATGTGGATGGTGGTGAGGGTTATGTGGATGAATCTGTGATGACGGGGGAGCCAAGGCCAAGGCATAAGGGCATCGGCGACCTGGTGCTGGCTGGTACGATACTTGCGAGGGGTTACTTGAGGATTAAAGTGACAAGAAGCGGTGAGTATGCCTTTATTGCGCAGGTAATTAAGCAGGCGAGACAAGCTCAGTCACTTCGTTTACCGATACAATCACTCGTGGATAGGATTGCCTCGTACTTCACCTGGTTTGTGATTTCTGCCGGCGTGTTGACATTCATGGCTTGGTACCTAATTGGTGCACCAATTTACATGGCCGTGCTTCACATGGCCTCCGTACTTGTGATCGCGTGTCCATGTGCCCTCGGTCTCGCCACGCCAATTAGTGTTGTGGCCGGCACAAACAATGCCCTAAAGCATGGTATCTTGATTAGGGAATCTAGGGCAATAGAGCTTAGCCCTGGAATTAAGGTGGTGGCCTTTGATAAGACTGGCACCCTGACTAGGGGTAGGTTTGAGGTTATTTCCGTATTTGGTGACGAAAAGACCCTATACTATGCGGCAATAGCTGAGGGAGGTTCTGAGCATCCAATAGCCAAGGCTATTCTTGAGAGGGCTAGGGAGGTTTATGGCGAGGTGCCCAGTGCAGAGAGTTATGACTCAGTGCCTGGTATGGGTGTCATTACTCAGTGGAATGGTTTAACCATAGGTGTTGGTAATGAGAAATTGATTAAGGGCTTTGAGGCAAGGATTAACCCAGAGATTGAGAACAAAGCTAATGATAGTGTCGGTGAGGGCTTCACGGTGGTTTACGTCATAGTTAATAACGAGGTATCGGGGGCGATAGCGCTTGGTGATTCTCCGAGGCCTGAGGCTCCCATGGTTATCAGCGAGTTGAGGCGCATGAATATTATTCCCATGATGCTCACTGGTGATAATACTGAGGCCGCGAAGGTAGTTGCCAAGAAATTAGGCATTGACTATGTATATTCGGGATTAATGCCTGACGAGAAGGCCGAAGTGATTAAGGAGTTAAGGGATAAGTTCGGCATTACTGTAATGGTCGGCGATGGGGTTAATGACGCGGTAGCATTGAAGGCTGCCGATATTGGCATAGCCATGGGTGCGGGTACGGACATAGCCAAGAGCGTCGGTGATGTTGTGCTATTAGATAGCGACTTGACAAAAATACTGAGCTTCATTAAATTATCAAGGAAGATACTAAGTAACATTAGGTTCAATATACTGTACGCGTTCATGTATAACGTAGTATTGATACCGATAGCTGCGGGTGCCATGCCCGGGCTCACAGTAAGACCCGAATGGGCTGGCTTGGCGATGGCGTTGAGTAGCATAACAGTAACGCTTAATGCGCTACGGCTTAGGTATAGCCATGTCTGA